The Endozoicomonas montiporae CL-33 genome contains a region encoding:
- a CDS encoding MarR family winged helix-turn-helix transcriptional regulator yields MKVEQSFMVIERYVSRCWREQPESGNCSLTYTEYDYLETLEESGTMRLSELAELMHVSKPTASNMVARLKRKKLVKRQPCPEDGRAIQVALSQKGQELLDNDRLFYDKLIANLLNDFTAKDKKQLEQLLTKVAVKAAQTKADKR; encoded by the coding sequence ATGAAAGTTGAACAATCTTTTATGGTTATTGAGCGCTATGTCAGTCGCTGCTGGCGAGAACAGCCAGAGTCTGGTAACTGCAGCCTGACCTACACAGAATACGACTATCTGGAGACACTGGAAGAATCCGGAACCATGCGTCTTTCTGAACTGGCCGAACTCATGCATGTCAGCAAACCTACTGCCAGCAACATGGTGGCAAGACTGAAGCGTAAAAAGCTGGTTAAACGACAGCCTTGTCCTGAAGATGGAAGAGCTATTCAGGTTGCTCTAAGCCAGAAGGGGCAGGAACTGTTAGACAATGATCGTCTGTTTTATGACAAGCTTATTGCAAATTTGCTAAACGATTTTACAGCAAAAGATAAGAAGCAACTTGAACAGCTGTTAACCAAAGTTGCTGTCAAAGCAGCACAAACTAAAGCCGACAAACGATAA
- a CDS encoding MATE family efflux transporter has translation MSTSKEQKKLPSINRQFWNYVLPTVGAMLVSGLYQVIDGVFIGRYIGAEGLAGINLSWPVIGTLYGLGMMVGVGSGAISSMARGEKKLLRARRALGNGLTLLILFGLLGSLLLSLTGQWLLQLQDASGPAFEHASNYLWVLLFGTPLAMGSMALPFMVRNDDAPTIATWLIVVGAIANIILNAIFIIYLEMGLTGAALGTTLSQLLVVIFGVMYFFSARANTRLTLKDMLPEYQLSLHTCSIGLSSLLMYSYFSFITAIHNYLFMKYSDAVNVGAFAVIGYIATLYYMFAEGVAAGAQPLISYNYGAGRYARMKQFVNRMLWVAIGSGILSVIVVNIFADPIIRVFNTEDPVFFDAAKLGLRLHLAGMFLDGLIFSAGVFFQSLGLGRKATFVTMANMLIQLPFLLVLPMFLDIKGIWLAVPLSNIALSLIVLVMMGAEWKKLGLSRHSKTINLSSSNQQHHTA, from the coding sequence ATGTCCACTTCAAAGGAACAAAAAAAATTACCCAGCATTAACCGACAGTTCTGGAACTATGTTCTGCCAACTGTGGGAGCCATGCTGGTCAGCGGCCTGTATCAGGTGATTGATGGCGTTTTTATTGGCCGTTACATCGGTGCAGAAGGACTTGCAGGGATTAACCTCTCATGGCCGGTCATTGGAACACTCTATGGTCTGGGGATGATGGTTGGCGTCGGCTCCGGTGCGATCAGTTCCATGGCAAGGGGGGAGAAAAAACTTCTTCGGGCACGTCGGGCACTGGGTAACGGCCTTACCCTGCTCATACTGTTCGGCTTACTGGGATCACTCCTTCTGTCTCTGACCGGACAATGGTTGCTGCAACTGCAGGACGCCAGCGGCCCTGCTTTTGAGCATGCCAGCAATTATTTATGGGTTCTCTTATTTGGTACACCATTGGCCATGGGTAGTATGGCTTTGCCGTTTATGGTGCGGAATGACGACGCCCCGACTATTGCCACCTGGCTGATTGTTGTCGGAGCCATTGCCAACATCATTCTGAACGCCATTTTTATCATCTATCTGGAGATGGGACTAACAGGCGCAGCACTGGGTACCACACTATCCCAGCTTCTGGTGGTGATTTTTGGTGTGATGTATTTCTTCTCTGCCAGAGCGAATACACGCCTGACACTTAAAGATATGCTGCCAGAATATCAGCTGTCACTGCACACTTGTTCAATCGGTTTGTCCAGCCTGCTGATGTACTCTTATTTCAGCTTCATCACTGCCATTCATAACTACCTGTTTATGAAATACAGTGACGCTGTCAATGTCGGTGCGTTTGCCGTTATTGGCTACATTGCCACGCTTTACTACATGTTTGCCGAAGGTGTTGCAGCCGGTGCACAACCACTGATCAGTTATAACTACGGTGCCGGACGTTACGCCCGAATGAAGCAGTTCGTCAACCGGATGCTTTGGGTTGCCATTGGCTCAGGTATACTGTCAGTCATTGTCGTTAATATCTTTGCAGACCCGATTATCAGAGTCTTTAACACCGAAGACCCGGTATTCTTCGATGCTGCCAAGTTGGGTTTGCGTTTGCATCTGGCAGGCATGTTCCTGGATGGCCTGATTTTCAGTGCGGGCGTATTTTTCCAATCACTGGGGCTGGGACGCAAGGCAACCTTTGTGACCATGGCCAATATGCTGATCCAGTTGCCATTCCTGCTGGTGCTGCCAATGTTTCTGGACATCAAAGGCATCTGGCTGGCAGTACCGCTGTCGAACATTGCATTGTCGCTGATTGTTCTGGTAATGATGGGAGCGGAATGGAAAAAGCTTGGGCTATCCAGGCACTCAAAAACCATTAACCTCAGCTCCAGCAATCAACAACACCACACAGCCTGA
- a CDS encoding helix-turn-helix transcriptional regulator yields MNNRQSFNLIPEEHLLSSLSPLWQGRFRRAIDYLNNTIDRQPAPSWEEVAHHSAISPYHFHRMFRTVFHEPPGQYLRRLRLQTALYYLVNNIDQSVTEVAHRCGFSSSQSMAKALRRELDISAKCLRRQFIESGWDAVEPFLLKLGQPEANSQPVLEQSIARDIEFHVQHSSAISLQVKHYPDSGDWENVVDHGYESGSDIYGLIRVSDINKPEKQQTYLAGKKVNCETQSNFMIPAGDYLCCRVRLNSMVGYFALWDVLYEKAMSLDIEPDPEGYVIELFHYQKEWLDDITDLTIRIAMR; encoded by the coding sequence ATGAATAATCGTCAGTCTTTCAATCTGATACCTGAAGAACATCTCTTGTCGTCTTTATCGCCTCTCTGGCAGGGGCGTTTCAGGCGTGCCATCGATTACCTCAATAATACTATTGACCGGCAGCCTGCACCGTCATGGGAAGAAGTTGCCCATCACTCTGCAATTTCACCCTACCACTTCCACCGTATGTTCCGGACTGTTTTCCATGAGCCTCCCGGTCAGTATCTGCGACGACTGCGTTTACAGACTGCTCTTTACTACCTGGTGAATAATATTGATCAGTCGGTGACAGAGGTTGCCCACCGTTGCGGCTTTTCTTCTTCACAGTCTATGGCTAAAGCACTAAGAAGAGAGTTGGATATCTCGGCAAAATGCCTTCGTCGTCAGTTTATTGAAAGTGGGTGGGATGCTGTTGAACCTTTTCTTCTGAAACTTGGGCAGCCTGAGGCCAATTCACAACCGGTTCTGGAGCAAAGTATAGCCAGAGATATCGAGTTCCATGTTCAGCACTCCTCTGCTATTAGTCTTCAGGTAAAACATTATCCTGATAGTGGCGACTGGGAGAACGTGGTTGACCATGGTTACGAGTCCGGTTCTGATATTTACGGCTTGATACGGGTGAGCGATATCAATAAGCCTGAAAAACAACAGACTTATCTGGCAGGCAAAAAAGTAAACTGTGAAACGCAGTCAAACTTTATGATACCGGCAGGTGATTACTTGTGTTGCCGGGTTCGGCTTAACAGCATGGTGGGTTATTTTGCCCTCTGGGATGTTTTATATGAAAAGGCCATGTCTCTAGACATCGAGCCTGATCCTGAAGGCTATGTTATAGAGCTCTTTCATTATCAGAAGGAGTGGTTGGATGATATCACCGACTTAACGATACGCATTGCTATGAGATAA
- a CDS encoding efflux RND transporter permease subunit, with amino-acid sequence MKWLTRWFLDNPVAANLLMLMILAGGYLTLDTIRVESFPQLPPSELEIMVAYPGGTAQQIDESITQRIEEAISSVAGVHRITSTSRRGYSSVKVRKTTETDLDRLMDDIRNEVDGITGFPAQAERPKIYRDEFTMLASFVMVAGDVEPELLQQSARRVEQALLRHPDISKVTNLDKRQPQILIEPDPEQLKRYGIGPEELAALIQQWSLEYRSGELKTSQGNILLRADGYADSLSQLRQLPVINTSDASVTLGNIARLERTYEDSDSLVRFQRKPAVALMISTSQKDNLFDVSEAVEEVLEELRSQLPASIELDVMVDLSPYIEGQLKLLGSNAVQGLLIILVLLGLFLNLRLAFWVAIGIPVSVSGALWMMGMLDYSLNDITLFGMILVLGVLVDDAVVVGESIHEARQRIADPKEAAWHGVESVTVATVFGVLTTIAAFSPMLWIQNDMAKILSSFSAVVILALLFSLVESKFILPAHLSYARRPTKATSNPLVLTFERIQLLCSSSLDAFSTFVYQPSLRFALAHRFTVLVLFVSFFLLTIGLVAKGAIHAVFFPDIPSRYVQAKITMDQDALMPLSVINADRLEDALERTSEALQQRYAMAEPPLSKAILSITNTANIELTAELTSEALSEIPGNALIDLWQEKTGTLEGVYSSSFKGFEHAGGGIGLTVSASDRELARQASAVLKQYLQQMPGVNDIVDDGQGGQREIQVQLNERGRHLGVTKQQLAILVGGAFGDLEVNRLIDQGEEIRVIVRYARDLRQTREQLLMTPVFLQDGSSMPLGEVAELTYTRESGTIHRRDRDLVVTVNWRQDRSVMAPEEVWKRLEKQAVPDIERQFPSVKVRAIGEFEDIAEVQAGIKMALILTLILVYALLAVPLKSYVQPLIIMSIIPFGFAGAVLGHGIVGLPVSSMSVFGMLALMGVVINDSLVLMTRFNKLQGDGMPVKEALFEAGKSRLRAIFLTTVTTVCGLLPLLSETSEQAQYLKPTAVSLAFGELFATPVTLILIPVLLGIGRYKQSCSAGKAGS; translated from the coding sequence ATGAAGTGGCTAACCCGATGGTTTCTGGACAACCCGGTAGCCGCCAATCTGCTCATGCTGATGATTCTGGCGGGTGGTTACCTGACCCTTGATACGATCAGGGTCGAGAGTTTTCCACAGCTGCCACCCTCCGAGCTTGAGATCATGGTCGCCTATCCCGGAGGGACGGCGCAGCAGATAGACGAAAGCATAACCCAGAGGATTGAGGAAGCGATCAGTTCAGTTGCGGGGGTGCATCGTATTACGAGTACGTCCCGCCGGGGTTATTCCAGTGTCAAAGTTCGGAAAACGACGGAAACCGATCTGGATCGTCTAATGGATGACATCCGTAATGAAGTAGACGGCATTACCGGCTTTCCTGCCCAGGCAGAGAGGCCGAAAATCTATCGTGATGAGTTCACCATGCTGGCTTCGTTTGTCATGGTGGCCGGTGATGTCGAGCCTGAGCTGTTACAGCAATCAGCCCGGCGTGTGGAACAGGCTTTGTTACGGCATCCGGACATCTCCAAAGTCACCAATCTTGATAAACGACAGCCACAAATCCTTATCGAACCCGATCCGGAACAGCTCAAACGCTACGGCATCGGCCCTGAGGAACTGGCTGCACTCATCCAGCAGTGGTCGCTGGAGTATCGCAGTGGCGAACTAAAAACCTCTCAGGGCAATATTCTTTTGCGTGCGGATGGTTACGCTGACAGTCTTTCACAACTACGACAGTTGCCGGTTATTAATACATCGGATGCCTCTGTGACTCTGGGTAACATCGCCCGGCTGGAGCGTACTTATGAGGACAGTGACTCACTGGTACGCTTCCAGAGAAAGCCAGCCGTTGCACTGATGATTTCAACCAGCCAGAAAGATAACCTGTTTGATGTCAGTGAAGCAGTTGAAGAAGTTCTGGAAGAACTGAGGAGCCAGTTGCCAGCCAGTATTGAGCTGGATGTGATGGTTGATCTGTCACCCTATATTGAAGGGCAACTGAAACTGCTGGGTAGCAACGCGGTTCAGGGGTTGCTGATTATACTGGTTCTGCTGGGGCTGTTTCTGAACCTGAGACTCGCTTTCTGGGTGGCGATTGGTATTCCTGTTTCCGTGTCTGGCGCGCTCTGGATGATGGGAATGCTGGACTACAGCCTGAACGACATAACCCTTTTTGGGATGATTCTGGTGCTGGGGGTACTGGTGGATGATGCGGTGGTTGTAGGCGAAAGTATCCACGAAGCCAGACAGCGCATTGCCGACCCGAAAGAAGCGGCCTGGCACGGGGTTGAATCGGTAACCGTCGCTACCGTGTTTGGTGTATTAACGACCATTGCCGCTTTTTCACCCATGCTGTGGATTCAGAACGATATGGCAAAAATCCTGTCGAGTTTTTCAGCGGTGGTTATTCTGGCTCTGCTGTTTTCTCTGGTTGAGAGCAAGTTTATTCTACCTGCTCACCTTTCCTATGCCAGACGACCAACGAAAGCGACTTCTAATCCTCTGGTTCTGACGTTTGAACGCATTCAGTTACTCTGCAGCAGTAGTCTTGATGCATTTTCAACCTTTGTCTATCAGCCTTCGTTACGCTTTGCGCTGGCGCATCGCTTCACCGTACTGGTTCTGTTTGTCTCTTTTTTCCTGCTCACCATCGGGTTGGTTGCCAAGGGAGCTATTCATGCAGTCTTCTTTCCGGATATTCCCAGCCGGTATGTTCAGGCAAAAATCACTATGGATCAGGATGCACTCATGCCTTTGTCTGTGATCAATGCTGACCGGCTTGAGGATGCACTGGAACGGACCAGCGAGGCACTCCAGCAACGCTACGCCATGGCTGAACCGCCATTAAGTAAGGCGATTCTATCGATTACCAATACTGCCAATATTGAACTGACTGCTGAGTTGACCAGTGAGGCATTGAGCGAGATTCCCGGTAATGCCCTGATTGATCTCTGGCAGGAGAAAACCGGTACGCTGGAAGGTGTTTATTCATCGTCGTTTAAAGGTTTTGAACACGCAGGTGGTGGTATTGGGTTAACCGTGAGTGCCAGTGACAGAGAGCTGGCCAGACAGGCCAGTGCAGTTCTGAAGCAGTATCTGCAACAAATGCCGGGTGTGAATGACATTGTTGATGATGGTCAGGGCGGTCAGCGTGAAATACAGGTGCAACTGAATGAACGGGGCAGGCATCTTGGGGTGACTAAACAACAGTTGGCGATCCTGGTGGGCGGAGCTTTTGGTGATCTGGAGGTCAACCGGCTGATCGATCAGGGTGAAGAGATCCGGGTTATTGTGCGCTATGCCAGAGACTTAAGGCAGACCCGGGAGCAGTTGTTGATGACTCCGGTGTTTTTACAAGACGGTTCCTCGATGCCTCTGGGCGAAGTCGCTGAACTGACTTACACGAGAGAATCCGGCACCATTCATCGCCGTGATCGTGACCTTGTTGTTACGGTCAACTGGCGTCAGGATCGTTCAGTCATGGCACCGGAAGAAGTATGGAAGCGGCTTGAGAAGCAGGCCGTTCCTGATATTGAACGACAATTTCCGAGCGTTAAGGTTCGAGCCATTGGCGAGTTTGAGGATATTGCTGAAGTTCAGGCCGGAATTAAGATGGCGTTAATTCTTACCTTGATTCTGGTGTATGCCCTGTTGGCCGTTCCCCTGAAATCCTACGTACAGCCATTAATTATCATGTCGATCATTCCCTTTGGCTTTGCCGGTGCGGTGTTGGGACACGGTATTGTCGGGTTGCCGGTCAGTAGTATGTCGGTGTTTGGCATGTTGGCGCTAATGGGCGTGGTGATCAACGACTCGCTGGTATTAATGACCCGTTTTAATAAACTGCAGGGCGACGGTATGCCGGTAAAGGAGGCTCTGTTCGAAGCCGGCAAATCCAGACTCAGGGCTATCTTTCTGACAACGGTCACAACTGTGTGCGGTTTGCTGCCTCTTCTTAGTGAAACGTCTGAGCAGGCGCAGTATCTTAAGCCAACGGCAGTATCGCTGGCGTTTGGTGAGTTGTTTGCAACGCCGGTAACACTGATTCTTATCCCTGTATTGCTCGGTATTGGTCGTTATAAACAGTCTTGTTCAGCAGGTAAAGCTGGCTCATAA
- a CDS encoding efflux RND transporter periplasmic adaptor subunit, which produces MSLLFLLSITVWLNMPVEEDSPAVVEPHYLPVSVVKRSPITDKVMVTSSGITQSRWSTAVIAAVGGRIIGLPDELEPGVMVSRDRLMAEIDPVTYQAEVDLARSRVAEAELSLARTRHEQTVVLRDKNTKSLTPLARHEPQVKAAKAEKVASESSLVQALQQLSDTRIKAPFDGIILDQKVTPAKWVQPGEELFVIADSHSIDIKVELPAKLWNRLTEVTPGMVATVTNRQGHTWPATVRYLSPVRDQKTRQRSLVLKVAEPYQGEHRLLPDQLVTVSFDGREYEDVFRIPASSVTDDGQVWTVDKDGRLITEDISVLYHADPYSTIVRFATMPDESRQIVKYPLGSMLKGQKVKPVLQDSGNGDES; this is translated from the coding sequence TTGAGTCTTTTGTTTCTATTGTCCATTACCGTCTGGCTGAATATGCCCGTTGAGGAAGATTCGCCTGCCGTTGTAGAGCCGCATTATCTGCCAGTATCAGTGGTTAAACGTTCACCAATAACGGACAAGGTGATGGTGACCTCTTCCGGAATAACCCAGTCCCGATGGTCTACCGCTGTTATTGCTGCGGTGGGTGGCAGAATTATCGGGTTACCGGATGAGCTGGAGCCGGGTGTCATGGTCAGTCGTGACCGACTGATGGCTGAGATTGATCCCGTGACTTATCAGGCAGAGGTTGACCTGGCTCGCAGTCGTGTTGCCGAAGCGGAGTTGAGCCTTGCCCGAACCCGTCATGAACAGACCGTTGTATTAAGGGATAAAAACACCAAAAGCCTGACACCGCTTGCCCGTCATGAGCCACAGGTCAAAGCGGCCAAGGCTGAAAAAGTGGCTTCTGAATCCAGTCTGGTTCAGGCATTGCAGCAGTTGTCAGATACCCGGATTAAAGCACCGTTTGATGGAATTATTCTTGATCAGAAAGTCACTCCGGCCAAATGGGTTCAGCCTGGCGAAGAACTGTTTGTGATTGCCGACAGTCACTCCATTGATATCAAAGTAGAGCTTCCTGCCAAACTGTGGAACCGTCTCACTGAGGTGACTCCTGGCATGGTGGCAACAGTCACAAACCGTCAGGGTCATACCTGGCCTGCAACCGTTCGTTACCTGAGTCCGGTGCGTGACCAGAAGACCCGTCAGCGTAGTCTTGTCTTAAAAGTGGCTGAACCGTATCAGGGAGAGCACCGGCTACTGCCGGATCAGCTGGTGACCGTATCATTTGATGGGCGGGAGTATGAGGATGTTTTCCGGATTCCGGCCTCCAGTGTAACTGACGATGGTCAGGTATGGACGGTAGATAAGGACGGTCGCCTTATCACTGAAGACATCTCTGTGCTTTATCATGCTGACCCTTATTCAACCATTGTCAGGTTTGCCACCATGCCGGATGAGTCACGGCAGATCGTCAAATATCCCCTTGGCAGTATGCTCAAAGGCCAGAAGGTAAAACCGGTTTTGCAGGATTCCGGTAACGGGGATGAATCATGA
- a CDS encoding GNAT family N-acetyltransferase → MNLRFTRYKQAYFEESAQLMSQTWHFNEGFENPRDESLVFKAYFEHSLLESSYTDFLVDDNDRVLGYLLASTPHHDNLLQRMKVGCRYAKAMLNLSWHFAMGDFGNRQKAWEMFEVQNELDEEIYKDTDSFDSELVLFFLSDELRGQGYGRKLTERYYAFCRQQNIKNIFLFTDLACNVGFYDNNGFKRHRQFHHPYLAKPEQQYNGFIYTRAITA, encoded by the coding sequence ATGAACCTGAGGTTTACCCGTTATAAACAAGCGTATTTTGAAGAAAGCGCTCAACTGATGAGCCAGACCTGGCACTTTAATGAAGGCTTTGAGAATCCCCGTGACGAAAGCCTTGTTTTTAAGGCGTACTTTGAGCATTCGTTGCTGGAATCCAGTTACACAGACTTTCTGGTGGATGACAATGATCGTGTACTTGGCTACTTGCTCGCCAGTACACCACATCATGATAACCTTCTGCAACGAATGAAGGTGGGGTGCCGGTATGCCAAAGCCATGCTCAATCTTTCCTGGCATTTTGCCATGGGAGACTTTGGTAATCGTCAGAAAGCGTGGGAAATGTTTGAAGTTCAGAATGAGCTGGATGAAGAGATTTATAAGGATACGGATTCTTTCGACAGCGAACTGGTTTTGTTTTTTTTAAGTGATGAACTGCGTGGTCAGGGGTATGGACGCAAACTAACAGAACGTTACTACGCATTTTGTCGCCAGCAGAACATAAAAAATATCTTTCTGTTTACGGATCTGGCCTGCAATGTTGGCTTTTACGACAACAACGGTTTCAAACGGCACCGGCAGTTCCATCATCCTTACCTTGCCAAGCCTGAGCAGCAGTATAACGGGTTTATTTATACCAGGGCGATTACGGCCTGA
- a CDS encoding SLC13 family permease has product MSDASIEHSPIKLLVGRIAIPVSFCALVAILFLPLQGLTPAGQAMLGILAMAVILWVTEAMAYPISALLIALLMTLFLGLTPNPDTGSIIGTSKAILQAMKGFSSPSIIVISGALIMAAAMQATELDRRIARAILSRVHPSPAAILAGCLLIGVVFSFLVPSPTGRTAVQIPILAGVVATLGLGEKSRFAAILVIGAAQVSTIWNVGVMTATGHNVAGLELMAEHSGYSLTWAKWLLYAGPWSALMTIVLFLILRRELRGVNFDSDTGILADSREPLNRQQMRLALFTLILITSWITEGFLHHITVPATMLIMAVCLLLPGLGVFKNWKDVEKRLPWGVIVMFGVSISLGQQLVSTGAAAWLAESCFSALDISSFSIPLLVVVMTSFSIIMHLGFASAMSVTVALLPVFLAFSSTLPPSMSENAMGLVLLQLFAVSFGMILPVNAPQNMVAYSTGSFDTKTFARIGLQLTAASLLTFALFAATWWKWTGLLV; this is encoded by the coding sequence GTGTCCGATGCATCGATAGAACACAGCCCAATTAAATTACTGGTTGGCCGAATTGCGATTCCTGTCTCATTTTGTGCTCTGGTTGCGATTCTCTTTTTACCCCTGCAGGGACTGACACCTGCCGGTCAGGCAATGCTGGGTATTCTGGCGATGGCAGTGATCCTGTGGGTGACTGAGGCTATGGCTTATCCGATCAGTGCATTGCTGATTGCCCTGCTAATGACTCTGTTTCTGGGGCTGACCCCGAACCCGGATACGGGCTCCATCATTGGCACCAGTAAAGCCATTCTTCAGGCAATGAAAGGCTTTTCTTCGCCCAGCATTATTGTCATCTCCGGTGCATTAATTATGGCGGCAGCCATGCAGGCGACAGAGCTTGACCGGCGAATTGCCCGGGCCATTTTATCCCGGGTTCATCCTTCACCCGCTGCCATACTTGCCGGATGTCTTCTGATCGGTGTGGTGTTCTCGTTTCTGGTGCCTTCACCCACTGGTAGAACAGCCGTTCAAATCCCTATTCTTGCCGGTGTGGTTGCAACGCTTGGGCTGGGTGAAAAAAGCCGTTTCGCTGCGATTCTGGTGATTGGTGCAGCACAGGTCAGTACTATCTGGAATGTTGGGGTCATGACGGCTACCGGACACAATGTTGCCGGACTGGAACTGATGGCAGAACACAGCGGTTACTCCCTGACCTGGGCAAAATGGTTGCTTTATGCCGGACCCTGGTCAGCTTTGATGACGATCGTCCTGTTTCTGATTCTTCGGCGTGAACTGAGGGGTGTAAACTTCGATTCTGACACCGGTATTCTTGCCGATAGTCGGGAACCATTAAACCGTCAGCAAATGCGACTGGCTTTATTTACTCTGATTTTGATTACCAGCTGGATTACAGAAGGTTTCCTGCACCATATTACTGTTCCAGCCACCATGCTGATTATGGCCGTTTGTCTTTTACTTCCGGGGCTTGGTGTATTTAAGAACTGGAAAGATGTCGAGAAACGTCTGCCTTGGGGTGTAATCGTGATGTTTGGTGTCAGTATCAGTCTTGGTCAGCAACTGGTGAGTACCGGAGCTGCCGCCTGGTTAGCAGAATCCTGCTTTTCGGCATTGGATATATCGTCGTTTTCCATTCCACTTCTGGTCGTTGTCATGACCAGTTTTTCAATCATTATGCATCTTGGGTTTGCCAGTGCGATGAGTGTGACGGTGGCTTTGCTTCCGGTTTTTCTGGCATTTTCAAGTACTCTGCCACCATCAATGTCTGAAAATGCCATGGGACTGGTGCTGCTGCAATTGTTTGCGGTCAGCTTTGGAATGATTCTGCCGGTGAATGCCCCTCAGAATATGGTGGCGTATTCTACAGGTTCGTTTGACACTAAAACCTTTGCACGAATTGGTTTGCAGCTAACGGCTGCCAGCCTGCTAACCTTCGCTTTGTTTGCTGCCACCTGGTGGAAATGGACTGGTTTGCTGGTTTGA
- a CDS encoding ABC transporter ATP-binding protein: protein MSRPVLQSQKLSLGYGDKTIINNIDLDIPEGKITTLIGANGCGKSTLLRSMARLLKPKSGCVLLDGKEVFTSSTKEIAKRLAILPQGPVAPEGMSVMQLVRQGRYPHQSWLKQWSEEDERCVVDALKATNMTEFAERTVDSLSGGQRQRAWIAMTLAQNTPVILLDEPTTYLDMSHQVEILDLLFDLNRDSGRTVVMVLHDMNLACRYSDNIVAVKNGEIYANGQPETVMTAELVEQVFGLDSQIIPCPMFGTPTCVPVGKGRRISTPLHVVESVPIARSA, encoded by the coding sequence ATGAGTCGTCCCGTTCTCCAAAGTCAGAAACTGTCACTGGGTTACGGTGACAAAACCATTATCAACAACATTGATCTGGACATTCCCGAAGGCAAAATCACGACGCTGATCGGCGCTAATGGCTGTGGTAAATCGACCCTGTTGCGCTCCATGGCTCGTCTGCTGAAACCCAAATCAGGTTGTGTGCTACTGGATGGAAAAGAAGTGTTTACCTCCTCCACCAAAGAGATTGCCAAGCGTCTGGCAATTCTGCCTCAGGGGCCTGTTGCGCCGGAAGGTATGTCGGTAATGCAGCTGGTGCGACAGGGGCGGTACCCGCATCAGAGCTGGTTGAAGCAGTGGTCAGAAGAAGACGAACGTTGTGTAGTGGACGCCCTGAAAGCTACCAATATGACCGAGTTTGCCGAACGGACGGTGGATTCGCTATCGGGCGGGCAGCGCCAGAGAGCCTGGATCGCCATGACTCTGGCGCAGAATACACCGGTGATTTTGCTGGACGAACCCACAACCTATCTCGACATGAGTCATCAGGTTGAAATCCTTGATCTGTTGTTTGATTTGAACCGGGATTCAGGTCGCACTGTTGTTATGGTTCTGCACGATATGAACCTTGCCTGCCGTTACAGTGATAATATTGTTGCGGTTAAGAATGGCGAGATTTATGCCAATGGCCAACCGGAAACCGTGATGACGGCAGAACTGGTCGAGCAGGTGTTTGGTCTGGATTCACAGATTATCCCCTGCCCGATGTTCGGTACACCAACCTGTGTGCCCGTGGGTAAGGGACGTAGGATTAGCACCCCATTGCATGTGGTTGAGTCGGTGCCGATTGCCAGATCAGCCTGA